A single region of the Streptomyces virginiae genome encodes:
- the tsaB gene encoding tRNA (adenosine(37)-N6)-threonylcarbamoyltransferase complex dimerization subunit type 1 TsaB has translation MLLLAVDTATPAVTVALHDGESVVAESNQVDARRHGELLLPSVDKVLAEAGVTLEAVTGVVVGVGPGPYTGLRVGLVTASTFAAVLGVPVHGLCTLDGLAYAAGAAGIEGPFVVATDARRKEVYWARYEDPRTRVGEPAVDRPADIAEQVAGLPAVGQGALLYPEVFTDARNPEHQSAAAMASLAAERLAAGLEFLPPTPLYLRRPDAQVPKNYKVVTPQ, from the coding sequence GTGCTCTTGCTCGCCGTAGATACCGCCACGCCCGCCGTCACCGTCGCCCTGCACGACGGTGAGTCCGTCGTCGCCGAGTCGAACCAGGTCGACGCCCGCCGCCACGGGGAGCTCCTGCTGCCCTCCGTGGACAAGGTCCTCGCCGAGGCCGGGGTCACGCTCGAAGCCGTCACCGGCGTCGTCGTCGGGGTCGGCCCCGGCCCCTACACCGGGCTGCGCGTCGGCCTCGTCACCGCCTCCACCTTCGCCGCCGTGCTGGGCGTGCCCGTGCACGGCCTGTGCACGCTCGACGGCCTCGCGTACGCCGCCGGCGCCGCCGGCATCGAGGGCCCCTTCGTCGTCGCCACCGACGCGCGGCGCAAGGAGGTCTACTGGGCCCGGTACGAGGACCCGCGCACGCGCGTCGGCGAGCCGGCCGTGGACCGCCCCGCCGACATCGCCGAGCAGGTCGCGGGCCTGCCCGCCGTGGGCCAGGGAGCGCTCCTCTACCCCGAGGTCTTCACGGACGCCCGGAACCCCGAGCACCAGTCGGCCGCCGCCATGGCCTCGCTGGCCGCGGAACGCCTGGCGGCCGGGCTGGAGTTCCTGCCTCCGACCCCGCTCTACCTGCGCCGGCCCGACGCCCAGGTGCCGAAGAACTACAAGGTGGTCACCCCACAGTGA
- the rimI gene encoding ribosomal protein S18-alanine N-acetyltransferase — translation MRWWDIGPVLELEHELFPEDAWSAGMFWSELAHARGPQATRHYIVAEDAAGRLVGYAGLAAAGDLADVQTIAAARDQWGTGLGARLLTDLLRAATAFECAEVLLEVRVDNTRAQKLYERFGFEPIGFRRGYYQPGNVDALVMRLTDPAQARTESSESNG, via the coding sequence ATGCGCTGGTGGGACATCGGGCCCGTGCTGGAACTGGAGCACGAGCTGTTCCCCGAGGACGCCTGGTCCGCCGGCATGTTCTGGTCCGAACTCGCCCACGCCCGTGGCCCCCAGGCCACGCGCCACTACATCGTCGCCGAGGACGCGGCGGGCCGTCTGGTGGGCTACGCCGGACTGGCCGCCGCGGGTGACCTGGCCGACGTACAGACCATCGCGGCCGCCCGCGACCAGTGGGGGACCGGGCTCGGCGCCCGGCTCCTGACCGATCTGCTGCGCGCCGCCACCGCGTTCGAGTGCGCCGAGGTGCTGCTGGAGGTACGGGTGGACAACACCCGCGCCCAGAAGCTCTACGAGCGCTTCGGCTTCGAGCCCATCGGCTTCCGGCGCGGCTACTACCAGCCCGGCAACGTCGACGCGCTCGTCATGCGACTGACCGACCCCGCACAAGCACGAACTGAGAGCAGTGAGAGCAATGGCTGA